A window from Chitinophaga filiformis encodes these proteins:
- a CDS encoding GNAT family N-acetyltransferase: MTYRNATLEDLPEIVAIYNTTIAGRMVTADTEPVTVESRIHWFNVHSPEKRPLWMVEDNGVTIGWASFQSFYGRPAYDGTCEISIYLHENQRGKGYGKAILQYAIEQCSSIGVHTLLGFIFAHNTPSLRLFEQMGFKEWAHLPNIAVLDGVERSLNILGKRVN, encoded by the coding sequence ATGACCTACAGGAACGCAACACTGGAAGACCTGCCAGAAATCGTCGCTATTTACAACACTACTATCGCCGGCCGTATGGTAACAGCTGATACTGAGCCTGTTACCGTTGAAAGCCGTATTCACTGGTTCAATGTACATTCACCCGAAAAACGTCCGCTGTGGATGGTGGAAGACAATGGCGTCACCATAGGTTGGGCCAGTTTTCAATCCTTCTATGGCCGCCCCGCGTATGACGGTACATGCGAGATCAGCATTTACCTGCATGAAAATCAACGGGGAAAAGGGTATGGTAAGGCCATTCTCCAATATGCCATAGAACAGTGTTCATCCATCGGTGTACATACTTTACTCGGATTCATCTTCGCCCACAACACTCCCAGCCTGCGTTTATTCGAACAAATGGGATTTAAGGAATGGGCCCACCTGCCCAATATCGCTGTCCTGGACGGAGTGGAAAGAAGTCTGAATATTCTCGGCAAACGGGTTAACTAA
- a CDS encoding menaquinone biosynthesis decarboxylase, whose amino-acid sequence MAYKHLKHFIDTLEKAGELIRIKTYVDPRLEIAEITDRVSKSPNGGKALLFENTGYDFPVLINSMGSYKRMCMALGVNELDDVANEIEALVKLLSKPKEGLLDKLAMLPKLGQFASWMPKVVSGKGACQEVIMAEPDLGKLPVMQCWPKDGGPFITLPVIHTKDPNTGTRNVGMYRMQVFDKTMTGMHWHKHKVSAKHFMEYKKLKKRMPVAVILGGDPAYTYSATAPLPENVDEYMLAGFLRKQKVELVRCITQPEIEVPADADFVIEGYVDPEEELIWEGPFGDHTGYYSLADWYPRFHVTAITHRKDAVYPSTIVGIPPQEDAWIGKATERIFLAPIKMTMVPEIIDMEMPVEGVFHNLVIAQIKKDYPGQAQKVMNAMWGAGQMMFNKILAVADEGTNIQDYKALARYMFKHLNPATDIYFSQGPMDVLDHSCSKMGFGGKMCIDGTRKYEEELEGNGEQIRGDHAFNKQEVLKRFPEVKEINDSLLKEDIPCILVAVQKSRPLHIKELNEQLYCLPEMSAVKMVLYVEHTVNVNDLPSALWRFCNNLDPRRDSFVVRPPLPGHPGKTGAGIGMDGTLKTRLLDNFERDWPNIIVADDATIKIVDEKWQSLNIGPFIASPSHKYKSQMYGEEAVVPQ is encoded by the coding sequence ATGGCATATAAACACCTGAAACACTTTATAGATACATTAGAAAAGGCAGGAGAGCTGATAAGGATCAAAACTTATGTGGATCCCAGGCTGGAAATAGCAGAGATCACCGACAGGGTGAGCAAATCGCCCAACGGAGGGAAAGCCCTGCTGTTTGAAAATACAGGATACGATTTTCCCGTACTGATCAACTCCATGGGCAGCTATAAACGCATGTGCATGGCGCTGGGAGTAAATGAACTGGATGACGTGGCAAATGAGATAGAGGCACTGGTGAAATTATTGTCAAAACCTAAAGAAGGACTGCTGGATAAACTGGCAATGCTCCCAAAACTGGGACAGTTCGCTTCCTGGATGCCGAAAGTAGTGAGCGGCAAGGGCGCCTGCCAGGAAGTGATCATGGCGGAACCGGATCTTGGCAAACTGCCGGTAATGCAATGCTGGCCTAAAGATGGCGGCCCGTTCATTACACTGCCCGTTATTCATACCAAAGACCCGAACACAGGTACCCGCAATGTGGGCATGTACCGCATGCAGGTATTCGATAAAACCATGACAGGTATGCACTGGCATAAACATAAGGTCTCTGCCAAGCATTTCATGGAATATAAAAAACTGAAGAAACGCATGCCGGTAGCGGTAATACTGGGAGGCGATCCTGCATATACCTATTCCGCTACAGCCCCGCTGCCTGAAAACGTAGATGAATACATGCTGGCCGGCTTCCTGCGGAAACAGAAAGTAGAACTCGTAAGATGTATCACACAGCCTGAAATAGAAGTTCCTGCTGATGCTGACTTTGTAATAGAAGGGTATGTGGATCCGGAAGAAGAGCTGATCTGGGAAGGGCCTTTCGGAGATCATACCGGCTATTACTCACTGGCCGACTGGTATCCGCGCTTCCATGTGACTGCCATCACTCACCGTAAAGATGCTGTTTATCCTTCTACGATAGTAGGGATCCCTCCACAGGAAGATGCCTGGATCGGAAAGGCGACAGAAAGGATCTTCCTGGCGCCAATCAAGATGACCATGGTGCCGGAGATCATCGACATGGAAATGCCGGTGGAGGGTGTGTTCCATAACCTGGTGATCGCCCAGATCAAAAAAGATTATCCCGGACAGGCGCAGAAAGTGATGAATGCGATGTGGGGCGCCGGACAAATGATGTTTAACAAAATATTGGCCGTAGCAGACGAGGGTACGAACATACAGGACTATAAAGCACTGGCCCGGTACATGTTCAAACACCTCAATCCTGCTACAGATATCTATTTCAGCCAGGGCCCCATGGATGTGCTGGACCATTCGTGTTCTAAAATGGGCTTCGGCGGAAAAATGTGTATCGATGGTACCCGTAAATATGAAGAAGAGCTGGAAGGGAATGGGGAACAGATCAGGGGCGATCATGCCTTCAACAAACAGGAAGTACTGAAACGGTTTCCGGAAGTGAAAGAGATTAATGATTCCCTGCTGAAAGAGGATATTCCCTGTATCCTTGTTGCTGTACAGAAATCCCGTCCCCTGCATATTAAGGAACTGAATGAGCAGTTATATTGCCTGCCGGAAATGAGCGCCGTGAAAATGGTGTTGTATGTTGAACATACCGTCAACGTCAATGACCTGCCTTCCGCATTGTGGCGTTTCTGTAACAACCTGGATCCGCGCCGTGACAGCTTTGTGGTGCGTCCGCCATTGCCGGGACATCCGGGTAAAACCGGCGCCGGCATCGGTATGGATGGAACATTGAAAACACGCCTGCTCGACAATTTTGAACGTGACTGGCCGAACATTATTGTTGCAGATGATGCTACCATCAAAATAGTTGATGAAAAATGGCAATCGCTGAACATCGGCCCATTCATAGCTTCTCCATCCCATAAATATAAATCCCAGATGTATGGAGAAGAAGCCGTGGTTCCGCAATAG
- a CDS encoding AI-2E family transporter, which yields MNEVKLPFNARLACTLLCIILIVYIARVGHALIIPLAFAMLVAIMLLPIASELEKWRFSRGAAALTVVLLFVLFLVGVLMLLGTQMGAFVADFPQLQQQLLHQLNSLQSWINVKFHLDSTQQMDYLEQMAMGTLGSATSFISSTLLSLSSLLVFIIFVLLYSFFLLLYRSLIITFLIKLFKGKHRDKLLNVVMQTRYIIKGYVTGLMIETIVVAIVNCSMFWILGIKYATLLGIMAALFNLIPYLGIYIATVLCMLLTLTNSSLATTIQVGSGLLIVHFLDSNVLLPRIMGSKVKINALVTILGVVLGNLIWGVPGMFLAIPFIAILKIIFEHIEYMEPWAILLGDVTMKGKKKPAIPKGPDPVSE from the coding sequence ATGAACGAAGTGAAGCTGCCATTTAACGCCAGGCTTGCATGTACCCTACTCTGTATTATACTGATCGTTTATATTGCCCGTGTGGGGCATGCATTGATCATCCCCCTTGCCTTTGCCATGCTGGTGGCCATTATGCTGCTGCCTATTGCCAGTGAGCTGGAGAAATGGCGCTTTTCCCGGGGAGCGGCCGCTTTGACCGTAGTATTGCTTTTTGTCTTGTTCCTGGTGGGTGTTCTGATGTTGCTTGGCACACAAATGGGCGCTTTTGTTGCTGATTTCCCCCAGCTGCAGCAGCAGTTGTTACATCAGCTGAATTCGTTACAATCATGGATAAACGTCAAGTTCCATCTTGACTCCACACAGCAGATGGATTACCTGGAACAGATGGCGATGGGCACACTTGGCTCAGCTACCTCCTTTATCAGCAGTACCCTGCTATCCCTCTCATCCCTCCTGGTTTTCATCATCTTTGTACTGCTATATTCCTTTTTTCTCCTGCTTTACCGTTCCCTGATCATCACTTTCCTGATAAAGCTGTTCAAAGGAAAACACCGGGACAAACTCCTCAATGTGGTCATGCAAACGCGATATATCATCAAAGGGTATGTAACCGGTCTGATGATAGAAACCATCGTCGTGGCTATTGTAAACTGCAGCATGTTCTGGATACTGGGCATTAAATACGCCACCCTGCTGGGCATCATGGCAGCATTGTTTAATCTCATTCCTTATCTGGGCATTTATATTGCCACTGTGCTCTGTATGCTGCTGACGCTGACTAACAGCTCGCTGGCTACTACCATACAGGTTGGCAGCGGGTTGCTGATCGTGCATTTCCTGGACAGCAACGTCCTCCTGCCCCGCATTATGGGCTCCAAAGTGAAGATCAATGCCCTGGTGACCATCCTGGGAGTAGTGTTGGGTAACCTCATCTGGGGTGTTCCCGGCATGTTCCTCGCTATTCCGTTCATTGCCATCCTGAAGATCATTTTCGAGCATATAGAATATATGGAGCCATGGGCTATCTTGCTGGGCGACGTAACAATGAAGGGCAAAAAGAAACCGGCGATCCCCAAGGGGCCGGATCCTGTCAGTGAATAA
- a CDS encoding DUF6089 family protein: MPNLNLLKKSLPCAVWKRVVVVLLICAPFKGFSQYWQAGGFLGTSNYSGDLVQQRVDLKYTRYSIGAFVKRDINRYLTIRAGLTYGRIAGADSTNTDTMLLKRNLSFRSPIFEAQLGAEFNFLDLDEKRITPYVFGSVALFSFYPTTKDAQGNTVKLRALSTEGQGLSQYPTRKQYNLRQISIPFGAGVKLLLTDNLVAGFEIGFRKTFTDYLDDVSLTYVDRNTLLRSRGSKAVNFAYRGDEVTGGHVTPGTYPADGTKRGSDKYNDWYVFTGFTLAYRFGGGGGYGSNRWGKQKVSNCPRF, encoded by the coding sequence ATGCCAAATCTAAATTTATTGAAAAAAAGCCTGCCTTGTGCTGTATGGAAGAGAGTAGTTGTCGTTTTATTGATCTGTGCCCCTTTTAAAGGCTTTAGCCAATACTGGCAGGCCGGCGGTTTTCTTGGTACGTCCAATTATAGCGGTGACCTGGTACAGCAACGGGTGGACCTGAAGTATACCCGGTATTCCATTGGCGCTTTTGTAAAGCGGGATATAAACCGTTATCTCACTATCCGTGCAGGATTAACCTATGGAAGAATAGCCGGGGCTGATAGTACCAACACAGATACTATGCTGCTGAAACGTAATCTCAGTTTCCGTTCCCCGATCTTCGAGGCACAACTGGGTGCTGAGTTCAACTTCCTGGACCTGGATGAAAAGCGTATCACACCTTATGTTTTTGGTAGTGTAGCGTTGTTTAGTTTTTATCCTACCACGAAAGATGCCCAGGGCAACACCGTCAAACTGCGTGCGCTCAGTACGGAAGGGCAGGGGTTGTCGCAATATCCTACCCGTAAGCAGTATAACCTCCGTCAGATCTCTATTCCATTTGGCGCTGGTGTAAAGTTATTGCTAACTGACAACCTGGTTGCCGGTTTTGAGATCGGTTTTCGTAAAACATTTACCGATTACCTGGATGACGTGAGTCTTACATATGTTGACAGAAATACATTATTGAGATCCCGTGGTTCCAAAGCTGTAAACTTTGCCTACCGTGGTGACGAGGTTACCGGCGGGCACGTTACGCCGGGTACTTATCCGGCTGATGGTACCAAACGCGGTTCTGACAAATATAATGACTGGTATGTCTTTACCGGCTTTACGCTGGCCTATCGTTTTGGCGGCGGTGGCGGGTATGGATCCAATCGCTGGGGAAAGCAGAAGGTGTCTAATTGTCCGAGGTTTTAG
- a CDS encoding ABC transporter permease yields MAILELRVNKLRTFLSLLGITIGIFCIIAVLTATNSLEKNVRNEVESLGSDVIYIQKWPWDGGPDFPWWKFVNRPLPKFQELEPIKEKVHSAGLSAFAFSASGKRVEYKDDYMEGTELFAVSGDYEKIQAMKFVSGRFFAGKENENGSNVAILGANIWEGLFGTPEKALGKTIAIAGRPCRVIGTLKKKGASLVDGINYDNSVVVPYLYGRTIVDERRFADPFLIIKAAPGATLLQLKDELRGVMRSMHRLRPKEEDDFSLNEITAVSGDLNKMFGMVNLGGGFIAFFALVVGGFGIANIMFVTVKERTNIIGLKKAIGARKKVILMEFLLESIILCLMGGLLGLFFVYVITAIVNSFDFFEFTLTLSNVILGLSISSIVGVIAGFIPAYLASRLDPVVAIRSN; encoded by the coding sequence ATGGCTATCCTCGAGCTGCGGGTCAATAAACTCCGCACCTTCTTATCCCTCCTGGGTATCACCATTGGTATATTCTGTATTATCGCAGTGTTGACCGCTACCAACAGCCTGGAAAAGAACGTCCGCAACGAGGTGGAATCCCTGGGAAGCGACGTGATCTACATCCAGAAATGGCCCTGGGATGGTGGTCCTGATTTTCCCTGGTGGAAGTTTGTGAACCGTCCGCTGCCCAAATTCCAGGAATTGGAGCCTATTAAGGAAAAGGTTCACAGTGCCGGACTATCTGCCTTTGCATTTTCCGCCAGTGGCAAGCGGGTGGAATATAAGGACGATTACATGGAAGGTACCGAGTTATTTGCCGTAAGTGGTGACTATGAAAAGATCCAGGCCATGAAGTTTGTCAGCGGCCGTTTCTTTGCCGGCAAGGAAAATGAAAATGGCTCGAATGTGGCTATCCTGGGCGCCAATATATGGGAAGGACTGTTTGGTACTCCGGAAAAAGCCCTCGGAAAAACGATCGCTATCGCCGGCCGTCCCTGCCGTGTTATCGGCACCCTGAAAAAGAAGGGCGCCAGCCTGGTGGACGGTATCAATTACGATAACAGCGTTGTTGTACCTTACCTGTACGGCCGTACCATCGTGGACGAGCGCCGCTTTGCGGATCCTTTCCTTATTATAAAGGCTGCTCCCGGCGCCACGCTGCTGCAACTGAAAGACGAGCTGAGAGGAGTGATGAGGAGCATGCACCGCCTGCGGCCTAAAGAGGAAGACGATTTCTCCCTGAATGAGATCACCGCCGTAAGCGGAGACCTGAACAAGATGTTCGGTATGGTGAACCTGGGCGGAGGATTTATCGCCTTTTTCGCACTGGTAGTGGGTGGTTTTGGTATTGCCAATATCATGTTCGTAACTGTAAAGGAGCGGACCAATATCATCGGACTGAAAAAAGCTATTGGCGCCCGTAAGAAAGTGATCCTCATGGAGTTCCTGCTGGAATCCATCATCCTTTGCCTCATGGGAGGATTACTGGGCCTGTTCTTCGTATATGTCATTACCGCTATTGTTAACAGCTTCGATTTCTTCGAATTCACACTCACTTTAAGCAATGTTATCTTAGGGCTATCCATCTCGTCAATTGTCGGGGTGATCGCAGGATTTATCCCGGCTTACCTGGCATCCAGGCTGGATCCGGTTGTAGCCATCAGAAGCAACTGA
- a CDS encoding GNAT family N-acetyltransferase, which translates to MEIPTLTTGNISLRAIDERDIAALFSLFSHEKVVRFMDIERFINVSEAVQLIAFFRDKLASGEGMRWAITLNGHNELIGTCGFHHMNRTHYKMELGYDLLPSYWGKGIMTNSIHRLMQYGFEDLQMNRIEAFVDPANTHSHQLLERLGFEREGKVRQAFFQKGKFVDAFIYSLLQKDYKYDMLF; encoded by the coding sequence ATGGAAATACCCACGCTTACGACCGGTAACATCAGCCTGCGGGCCATCGATGAAAGAGATATCGCGGCCTTATTCAGCCTGTTCTCGCATGAGAAAGTGGTGCGTTTTATGGACATTGAACGTTTTATCAATGTTTCGGAAGCCGTACAGCTGATAGCTTTCTTCCGCGACAAACTGGCCAGTGGAGAAGGTATGCGCTGGGCCATCACCCTCAACGGACATAATGAACTGATCGGCACCTGTGGCTTTCATCACATGAACAGAACCCATTATAAAATGGAACTGGGATATGATCTCCTGCCATCCTACTGGGGCAAAGGTATTATGACCAACAGCATACACCGCCTTATGCAATACGGATTCGAGGACCTACAGATGAACAGGATCGAGGCCTTTGTAGATCCCGCCAATACCCATTCCCATCAACTGCTCGAAAGACTGGGATTTGAACGGGAAGGTAAAGTGAGGCAGGCGTTCTTTCAAAAGGGAAAGTTTGTAGATGCATTTATCTATAGCCTGCTGCAGAAGGATTATAAATATGATATGCTATTTTGA
- a CDS encoding helix-turn-helix domain-containing protein, which produces MNYNPAAHEMELMAIKALCFADDHISESFEMKDVSEWLGISYSYFYHSFTTVTGEPYWQYVKRHRLELSAGLLRHSGYNISEIGDRTGYATVAAYTKAFTQYFNKSPRSFRKIDILPNEKRTLEMVDMIVQAFDKKGHSITPLFSFDMTETDQLPESTLYYTLLSRGQDPIAQMIMKMTREEQRLRNIISALNLTNAKVITSTLDSVPVTDYEKMSMYAGILIPNKDITPLFTQTVNAERLMFKRIPGGHYITLPVPTDFATAGIPMYEFIDRYVKEGVFKMSGTHFFISLVAPNSCVIYIPHLRQLL; this is translated from the coding sequence ATGAACTACAACCCTGCCGCTCATGAAATGGAGCTAATGGCGATCAAAGCACTCTGTTTTGCAGACGATCATATATCTGAATCGTTCGAGATGAAGGATGTTTCAGAATGGCTTGGGATTTCTTACTCTTATTTCTATCACAGCTTTACGACAGTAACCGGAGAACCTTACTGGCAGTACGTTAAACGTCACCGACTGGAATTATCAGCCGGCCTGCTCAGGCACAGCGGCTATAACATCAGCGAGATCGGCGACCGTACCGGTTATGCTACCGTTGCTGCCTATACTAAGGCGTTTACCCAGTATTTCAACAAAAGCCCGCGTAGTTTCAGGAAGATCGATATTCTGCCAAATGAAAAGCGTACACTCGAAATGGTTGATATGATTGTACAGGCATTCGATAAAAAGGGACATTCTATTACTCCTTTGTTCAGCTTTGACATGACAGAGACTGATCAGCTGCCCGAAAGTACGCTGTACTATACCCTCTTGTCCCGCGGACAGGATCCCATTGCCCAGATGATCATGAAAATGACCAGGGAAGAGCAGCGTTTGCGCAATATCATTTCCGCCCTGAACCTGACAAATGCCAAAGTCATTACCAGCACACTGGACTCTGTGCCTGTCACCGACTACGAAAAAATGAGCATGTACGCGGGTATCCTCATCCCCAATAAGGACATCACACCCCTGTTCACGCAAACGGTGAATGCGGAAAGACTCATGTTCAAACGCATTCCGGGAGGACATTATATTACATTGCCCGTACCAACGGATTTCGCAACTGCAGGTATTCCAATGTATGAGTTCATAGACAGGTACGTAAAAGAAGGTGTGTTTAAAATGAGCGGCACCCACTTCTTTATATCACTTGTAGCACCTAATTCCTGCGTGATCTATATTCCGCATCTCAGACAGTTGTTGTAA
- a CDS encoding peptide chain release factor 3 — protein sequence MKYASEINKRKTFAIIAHPDAGKTTLTEKFLLFGGAIQTAGAVKSNKIKKHTTSDFMEIERQRGISVATSVMTFEYRDMLVNLLDTPGHKDFAEDTYRTLTAVDSVVLVIDCVKGVEEQTGKLMDVCRMRDTPVIIFVNKLDRDGKNPFDLLDELEEKLNIRVRPLSWPINMGKDFKGVYNLYNKSFVSFAPNKKATDDDIVELSDLSSSYIDEHFSPQDAAQLRNDVELIEGVYDPFDNKEYLEGKMAPVFFGSAVNNFGVKDLLDTFVEIAPTPRDRESSTREVKVSDDKFSGFIFKIHANLDPRHRDRIAFLRVCSGRFERNKFYKHVRLDKDVRFSNPYSFLAREKNVVEDAYPGDVVGLFDTGNFKIGDTLTEGEKFYFTGIPSFSPELFKEVVNKDPMKTKQLEKGLRQLTDEGVAQLFTQHGGNRKIIGCVGDLQFEVIQYRLLQEYGASCQFNTLPFYKACWITGEKQKIEEFIRFKQANIVEDKDGHLVYLAQSEWYLNTERTNNPAIEFHFTSEIHK from the coding sequence ATGAAGTACGCAAGCGAGATCAATAAAAGGAAGACATTTGCCATTATCGCCCACCCGGATGCGGGTAAGACGACCCTTACGGAAAAGTTCCTGCTCTTTGGCGGTGCTATCCAGACGGCCGGTGCGGTAAAGTCCAATAAGATCAAGAAACATACTACCTCCGACTTTATGGAGATAGAGCGGCAGCGTGGTATCTCCGTTGCGACTTCCGTAATGACCTTTGAGTACCGCGATATGCTGGTCAACCTCCTGGATACGCCCGGTCACAAGGACTTTGCTGAAGACACCTACCGTACACTGACGGCGGTGGACAGCGTAGTACTGGTGATAGACTGCGTAAAAGGGGTGGAAGAACAGACCGGTAAACTGATGGATGTATGCCGCATGCGTGATACCCCGGTGATCATATTCGTGAACAAACTGGACCGTGACGGTAAAAATCCCTTCGACCTCCTCGACGAGCTGGAAGAAAAACTGAATATACGTGTACGTCCGCTGAGCTGGCCCATCAACATGGGTAAAGACTTCAAGGGTGTATATAACCTGTACAATAAGAGCTTCGTATCATTCGCACCCAATAAAAAGGCCACTGACGACGATATCGTTGAACTGAGTGACCTTAGCAGCAGTTATATTGACGAGCATTTCAGTCCGCAGGACGCTGCCCAGCTGCGCAATGATGTCGAACTCATTGAAGGCGTATACGATCCCTTCGACAATAAAGAATACCTGGAAGGTAAAATGGCTCCTGTATTCTTTGGTAGTGCGGTCAACAACTTTGGCGTAAAAGACCTGCTCGATACCTTCGTTGAAATTGCCCCTACTCCCCGCGACCGTGAATCGAGCACCCGCGAGGTAAAGGTAAGCGATGACAAATTCAGCGGCTTTATTTTCAAGATACACGCTAACCTGGATCCCCGTCACCGTGACCGTATCGCCTTCCTGCGCGTATGTTCCGGCCGTTTCGAACGTAATAAATTCTATAAACACGTACGCCTGGACAAAGATGTGCGTTTCAGCAACCCATATAGCTTCCTGGCCCGTGAAAAGAACGTCGTGGAAGATGCCTACCCCGGCGACGTGGTAGGTCTGTTCGATACCGGCAACTTCAAGATCGGCGATACGCTCACCGAAGGAGAGAAATTCTATTTCACCGGCATCCCGAGCTTCTCGCCGGAACTGTTTAAAGAGGTGGTGAACAAGGACCCGATGAAAACCAAACAGCTGGAAAAAGGATTGCGTCAGCTGACAGATGAAGGTGTGGCCCAGCTGTTCACACAACACGGGGGTAACCGTAAGATCATCGGTTGCGTGGGCGACCTCCAGTTTGAAGTGATACAATACCGCCTGCTACAGGAATATGGCGCTTCCTGCCAGTTCAATACGCTGCCCTTCTACAAAGCCTGCTGGATTACAGGAGAAAAGCAGAAAATAGAAGAGTTCATCCGTTTCAAACAGGCGAATATTGTGGAAGATAAAGACGGACATCTCGTATACCTGGCACAGTCAGAATGGTACCTGAATACAGAACGTACCAACAATCCGGCTATTGAATTCCATTTTACATCAGAAATTCATAAATAA
- the tsaD gene encoding tRNA (adenosine(37)-N6)-threonylcarbamoyltransferase complex transferase subunit TsaD → MSVKILAIESSCDETSASVLADGEILSNFIANQTIHEQYGGVVPELASRAHQENIVPVVDQALKAAGVRKEELNAIAFTQAPGLIGSLLVGSCFAKSMALALDVPLIAVHHMQAHVLANFIGKEKPSFPFLCLTVSGGHTQIVRCDGPLSMKVIGETLDDAAGEAFDKSAKLLGLPYPGGPLIDKYARQGDPTRFKFPEPQIPGLDFSFSGLKTSILYFLQEQQQKDPQFAENNMTDICASIQHRIVSILMNKLVKASKETGIKQIGIAGGVSANSGLRTALQQYGEKHGWQTYIPKFEYCTDNAAMIAITAWYKYQAGEFVGLDAVPGARAGF, encoded by the coding sequence ATGTCTGTAAAAATACTGGCCATAGAGTCTTCGTGCGATGAAACGAGCGCTTCCGTGCTGGCCGATGGGGAGATCCTGTCTAATTTTATTGCCAATCAAACTATTCATGAGCAATATGGTGGCGTAGTGCCTGAACTGGCATCCCGCGCCCACCAGGAAAATATTGTTCCCGTGGTGGATCAGGCCCTCAAAGCGGCCGGTGTCCGCAAGGAGGAACTGAATGCTATTGCCTTCACGCAGGCGCCCGGTCTGATAGGCTCCCTGCTGGTAGGTAGTTGTTTTGCCAAGTCCATGGCGCTGGCGCTGGATGTTCCGCTGATTGCCGTACACCATATGCAGGCGCATGTACTGGCTAATTTCATCGGAAAGGAAAAACCTTCTTTTCCCTTTCTTTGCCTGACCGTTTCCGGTGGCCATACCCAGATAGTGCGTTGCGATGGTCCTCTCAGCATGAAGGTCATCGGTGAAACACTGGATGACGCAGCAGGAGAGGCCTTTGACAAAAGTGCCAAACTACTGGGCTTACCTTATCCCGGAGGCCCTCTCATCGATAAATATGCCCGCCAGGGAGATCCCACCAGGTTCAAATTTCCGGAACCCCAGATCCCTGGCCTGGATTTTAGCTTCAGTGGTTTAAAGACTTCCATCCTCTATTTCCTGCAGGAACAACAGCAGAAAGATCCTCAGTTCGCAGAGAACAATATGACGGATATCTGCGCTTCTATTCAGCACCGTATAGTCAGTATCCTGATGAACAAACTGGTGAAAGCATCCAAAGAAACCGGTATTAAGCAGATCGGTATAGCCGGGGGAGTAAGTGCTAATTCCGGCCTCCGGACGGCCCTGCAGCAGTATGGTGAAAAACATGGCTGGCAGACCTACATTCCAAAATTCGAGTACTGTACCGACAATGCCGCCATGATCGCAATAACAGCCTGGTACAAATACCAGGCAGGAGAATTTGTAGGACTGGATGCTGTACCCGGAGCAAGAGCCGGTTTTTGA
- a CDS encoding tRNA1(Val) (adenine(37)-N6)-methyltransferase has translation MANHYFRFKQFTVHQEACAMKVCTDACLQGAYTAAYLHANRPGITGVLDIGTGTGLLSLMLAQQLPAAAITGIELDTAAAGQAKANFTASPWAERLQVLETDARALVADEQYDFIITNPPFYESDLKSNNHLRNQAMHATTLDYNELLQVIDSHLKAGGEFSVLLPHRPFADFVAMAGTAGFYLKEVLQVKQSERHDYFRSIGIFCREHHEPKVASMAIREADHQAYTPAFISLLQPYYLYL, from the coding sequence ATGGCGAACCACTATTTCCGTTTCAAGCAATTCACCGTCCACCAGGAGGCCTGCGCTATGAAGGTCTGTACAGATGCCTGTCTGCAAGGCGCATATACAGCTGCATATCTTCATGCAAACAGGCCTGGTATAACAGGAGTTCTCGACATCGGCACGGGTACCGGATTACTATCCCTTATGCTGGCGCAACAATTGCCTGCCGCTGCTATTACCGGTATAGAACTGGATACGGCCGCTGCTGGTCAGGCAAAGGCGAACTTCACAGCGTCTCCCTGGGCCGAACGACTGCAGGTGCTTGAAACAGATGCCAGGGCCCTGGTGGCTGACGAACAATATGATTTCATCATTACAAATCCTCCTTTTTACGAATCAGATCTGAAAAGCAACAATCACCTGCGTAACCAGGCAATGCATGCCACTACGCTGGACTATAATGAGCTCCTGCAGGTAATTGACAGCCACCTGAAGGCAGGAGGGGAGTTTTCTGTTCTGTTGCCTCATCGTCCTTTTGCCGACTTTGTAGCGATGGCCGGTACAGCCGGATTTTACCTGAAGGAAGTATTGCAGGTGAAACAAAGCGAACGTCACGATTATTTTCGAAGCATAGGCATTTTCTGCAGGGAACATCACGAACCCAAAGTGGCGTCAATGGCTATCAGGGAGGCAGACCATCAGGCATATACCCCCGCATTTATTTCGCTGTTGCAGCCCTATTATCTATACCTCTAG